The window GAGCGCGGCGACATCTTCGTCCGTGACCGCGTGACAGCCACGACGACCCGGGTGAGTGTCACCGGGGCGGGCGCGGAGGCAGACAACACCAGCCACAGCCCGGCGATCAGCGCTGACGGCCGGTTCGTGGCGTTCGTGTCGTATGCCGCCGACCTGGTGCCCGATGACACGAACGGCGTCGAGGACGTCTTCGTCCACGATCGGCAGACCCATTCCACCCGGCGGGTCAGCGTCTCCACCGCCGGTGCCGAGGCAAACGAGCGGAGCATCGGCCCGACGATCACCACGGACGGTCGATACGTAGCCTTCGGTTCCCTCGCTTCCAATCTCGTGCCGAGCGGTGCCGGCGGCGTCTTCGTCCGGGATGTATGGCGGAACCGCACTGAATTGGCGAGCGTCACCAGTGCCGGCCAACCTGCCGGAGGAAACCTCGGGTTGGCCGCGACGATCAGCGCGGAGGGCAGGTTCGTGGCCTTCTACACCGACGCGCCCGACGTCGTACCAGGCGACACCAACGACGTTCAGGACATCTTCGTCCGCGACCTTCGCACCGCCTCGACCAGTCGTGCCGGCCTGACCAGCAAGGGCCTGCAGGGCAACGACAACAGCTCCATGCCCGCGATCAGCGGGGACGGCCGGTTCGTGGCGTTCGTGTCCTACGCAACGAACCTTGTGCCGGGCGACACCAACGGCGTCGAGGACGTCTTCGTACAGGACCGGTGGACGGGCTCAACCCGGCGGGTCAGTGTCTCCGCCTCCAACGGTCAGGGCGACAGCGTCAGCAACTCAGCTGCTTTGAGTGCCGACGGCAGTCGCGTGGCGTTCGTGTCCTACGCAACGAATCTGGTGCCGAACGACGGCAATCAACTCCTCGACGTGTTCGCACGAGGGTGGTAGGGGCGCGGGAGGTGAAGTGCGGGACGACCGATTGCACCTGGTCGCGGAGGATTACTTGTCAGGTGGCGTTCAGGAAGGTCAGGACAGCCATCACCCGGCGGTTGTCGTCGTCGGAGGGTGGCAGGTCCAGCTTGGTGAAGATGGCGGCGATGTGTTTGCTGACCGCACTGTCGCTGAGGAAGAGGCGCTGGGCGATGGCCGCGTTGGAGCGGCCCTGGGCCATCAGTTCGAGGACCTCGCGTTCGCGTGGGGTCAGGCGGGACAGCGGGGTCGCGGCGCCCCCGGCGGTCAGCAGTTTGGCGATGACCTGAGGGTCCATTGCGGTGCCGCCGGTCGCTACTCGGCGGACCGCGTCGGCGAACTGGTCGCCGTTGAGGACGCGGTCCTTGAGCAGGTAGCCGACCGCTCCGGCACCGTCGGCCAGGAGTTCACGGGCGTAGAGCTGTTCGACGTGGGCGGACAGCACGAGGATCGGGAGGCCGGGTGTGGCACGACGGGCTTCGAGGGCGATCTGCAGGCCCTCGTCGGTGAAGGTGGGTGGCAGGCGTACGTCGACCACTGCCACGTCGGGACGATGGTTGCCGAGCGCATCACGCAGAGCGGGACCGTCGGCGACGGCGGCGGTGATGGTGAATCCGTGGCTCTCCAGCAGCAGGGCGAGGCCGTCTCTCAAGAGGTGGAGGTCTTCGGCGATGACAACGCGCACGGCACCTCCATGATCACTACGGTGGGGCCACCGGCGGGACTGTGCAGGGTCACAGTGCCGTCGAAGACACCGAGCCGCCGCATGATGCCGCGCAGACCGGTGCCGGCTGACGGGTTCGCACCGCCGGGGCCGTCGTCGGTGACCACCATACGCAGCAGGCCGTCCTGGTGGCGGAGGGTGAGCGTGACGGTGGAGGCGATCCGGGCGGCGTTGGCGAGGGTTTCGCAGACCGCGAAGTAGACGGCCGACTCGACGGCTGGTTCGAGGCGGCCGGGTAGGTCGGTGTCGACAGTGACCGGAAGGGGGGTGTCCAGGGCGATGGCGCGGACGGCGTCGGTGAGGCCACGTTCGGCGAGGACCGGTGGGTGGATGCCACGGACCAGGTCGCGGAGTTCGGCCAAGGCGGTCGCGGACGTCTCCTGTGCCTGGGTGAGCAGTTCCCGGGCCCGGTCCGGGTCGGTCTCCATGAGGCGGGCGACAGCTCCGAGCCCGAGACCGACGGCGACCAGTCGAGCCTGTGCGCCGTCGTGCAGGTCGCGTTCGATCCGCCGTAGCTCGGCGGCGGCCGCGTCCGCGGTGTCGGCCCGGCTGGAATGGAGATGTTCCACACGACCGGCGAGGACGTCATGACTGCTGTTCAACTCGTCGAGCTGGAGGGCAAGGTCGGTGGCGGCGGTCGGGCGCAGCAGGAGGGTGTCCCACCAGGTGCGGGCCCAGGTCAGTGGGGCGGCCAGGGCCAGGCCGAGCAGGGTCAGGGCCAGGCCGGCCAGGAGGCTGGTCCAGCCGGGAGCCATGCTGGGGACGGCGCCGCCCAACTCCAGGGCGTGCCACAGATAGAACGGGGTGATCCAGTAATCGGTGAACAGGCCGATCGGCACCGCCCACGGCGCCCAGGTGATCGGCTGCCAGAGCAGGCCGAAGAAACCGGCGGACACGAGGATCGCGGGAAGCAGCGTGATCGGCGCCCAGAGGACGGCACCCCACGCCCACAGCTGGTCGCGCCAGGTGGCCGGGTCGTGGCTGACCCATCGGTAGCGCTGGAGGCTGATGGCGAAGTCGGGTTCGGCGTAGAGGGTGCGGCCGTATCGATAGTTGCCGTCCTCGTCGGGTTCTGGCGGCGGCGGAAGCGGGCGATACGGGCTGGGCAGGAGCACACCGGTCCAGTGATGCGCGCGGCGCCGATAGATCTCGGTCAACGGGCGGGTGAAGGTGGTGACCGTCGGCAGCAGGCCACCCCAGGACAGGATGACGGCGCCGAGGGTCAGCACGGCGGCGCCGAGGGCGGCCAGATGCAGTCCGGCGAGGCCGGCGAGGCGCCAGGTGACGGTCCAGGCTCGGCTGATCAGGCCGCGGCGGGGCGGGTGCGGGCGTTCCTGGAGAAGAGAGCGCGTGCTCTGGCCGTAGCAACGCAGACACGTAGGGGCGACCAGCAACGCCGCGGTGATCGCTGCTCCGGCCACGAGCCAGTCCCATGGCCCGGTACCCACCGCCAGGAGACCAAGCGTGATCAGCGCGGGTGGCAGCAGGGCCGGAACGGCGCTGGTGACGGGGGCGACGGTGAGCCATCGCCATTCCACGGCGGCGAGAGGGTCATTGCCGTAATGATCGAATTTGGACATCCAGTGGGCGGTCCGCGGGGATCGGTAGAGCGTCGCGCCGTGCTGGTACCAGCCGTCGGCGCGGCGCTGCGGTGGAGTCGGCGGCGTTCGCCGGACGTCCGGCACGTCGGCGCCGGTCCAGCGACGGACCAGCCGCCGCCCGAACGCGACGAGTCGTTGCTGCCCGGCGACCGCCGCGGGAAACGGCACGACGAGGGTCACGGAGATCAACATCAGCAGGGCGTACGCGAAACCGGCGACCGTGAGCAGCGAGAGGCAGGCACATCGTAGGACGGCGAGCGCGTGACGGGTCATGAACCGAGTCTTCGCCACGGCGACCGCCAGCACATGCCAGCAGGCTACCGAGCACGGTGGAGGTAAGTGCACCTTGATTGGGCAATTTGTCCTATATGCTCGCTTCTGGCAGCTACTGCGGGTTTGGATTCTCACATGCGATACATCGTTCACGAGGCGCCACTGCGCCGGGCGCCGTCGAATATCACCGCCATGATCGACCTGGAGCCGTTCGGACTGCCCGGTGAGATGGAGCAGGTCTGGATCACCCCGCCGTCCGGGACCACCGCGGCGATGGCGTGTGTTCCGTTCCGGGCCTACGGGCTGGCACTCAACGATGTGGTCGGGCTGGACACCCATCGGCGGCGGGTTCGGCGGCTGCTCCGGTCGTCCGGTCATCAGGCGTTCCGGCTGCACTTCTCCAAGTGTTCCGAGGAGGATGCGGCGATGCTGCGGGCCGGAGTGGAGGCGACCATCGAGCGGATGGGCCTGGGCTGCGAGTGGAGCGGCGACCGGCACGTGGTGATCGACGTACCGCCGGGTGTCGAGCTCGACCCGCTGGAGCCGGTGATCCGTGACCATGTCGACACCGGTCGCGCGTCCTGGGAATGGAGTCATGTCGAGGCCTTCCGGATCTAGGAGCAGCTGATGGCGATCACCGCGTTCATCCGTGAGTGGCACGACGATGAGGGATGGGGTGTACTCGACTCCACCGAGACGCCGGGCGGGTGCTGGGCGCATCGCAGCAACGCCGCGGTCCGGGGGTATGCGACGTTCACCGCCGGCCAGGAGGTCCAGGTCGAGTTCGAGGCCGCCGGTCAGGATGGCTATGCCTTCCGGGCGTTCCGCTTCTGGCCGGCCGACCAGGTACCGGACCGGCCCACCGCGACGTCCGCACAACCAGCGAAGGGCCCACCGGCCTGACACGATCGCCCGGTCATCGGGCTCGGGTGAGGGTGTTGCGTGCCCGCGGTGCAGGTGGCCGGGGGCGGTTGTGCCGAGGGCGCGCGTCGACCCGCACACCCGGGCGACCAGACCGGCCCGGCGCGGAGTCGGTACGACCAGCGGAGAAGGCCACCGGCTTGAGACCGGCCAGGCCGGCGGAAAAGGACACCAGCCCGAGACCGGCCAGGCCGGCGGAAAAGGAGACCGGCCAGGCCGGCGGAGAAGTCACCGGGACCGAAGACGACCAACATCGGAACGAAGCGAACCCCCAGGCCGAAGACGATCAACCACGAGAGCGGGCCGGATACAGACCCGGAGGCGATCAGCGTTTCAGGGAGCCGGCGGTCGTCCCCGTCAACTGGTGGGCGAAGCACAGCACACCATCGTCGCCGGTGAAGCCCAACTCGCTCATCCGCGCGGTGAAGACGAAGTAGCCGGCCCCGTCCGGACGCTTCTGCCCGGTGTACTCCTCGAATCGCTGTTCGCAACCGGCCTCTGCGGTCTCCTCGGTGGCCCCCGGCAGATCGAAGATGCCAACCACCTCACTGCTGTGCGCCGACGTGCAGGGCAGTACGTCCACAGAGCGCCCGACCTGCTCCTCGAGATCCTTGACGCAGTCCCCGGCCCGC of the Actinoplanes sichuanensis genome contains:
- a CDS encoding TolB family protein translates to MGRLPGTTRTLIAVSGLLVMGATSSAAAAPTADGPTTRASVSSSGAETDAESFAPSVSGNGRYVAFWSAASSLVSGDANATADVFVRDLRTRTTSRVSVSTGGAEADQEASEPSISGSGRFVAFSSHATNLVPGDTNERGDIFVRDRVTATTTRVSVTGAGAEADNTSHSPAISADGRFVAFVSYAADLVPDDTNGVEDVFVHDRQTHSTRRVSVSTAGAEANERSIGPTITTDGRYVAFGSLASNLVPSGAGGVFVRDVWRNRTELASVTSAGQPAGGNLGLAATISAEGRFVAFYTDAPDVVPGDTNDVQDIFVRDLRTASTSRAGLTSKGLQGNDNSSMPAISGDGRFVAFVSYATNLVPGDTNGVEDVFVQDRWTGSTRRVSVSASNGQGDSVSNSAALSADGSRVAFVSYATNLVPNDGNQLLDVFARGW
- a CDS encoding response regulator, which encodes MRVVIAEDLHLLRDGLALLLESHGFTITAAVADGPALRDALGNHRPDVAVVDVRLPPTFTDEGLQIALEARRATPGLPILVLSAHVEQLYARELLADGAGAVGYLLKDRVLNGDQFADAVRRVATGGTAMDPQVIAKLLTAGGAATPLSRLTPREREVLELMAQGRSNAAIAQRLFLSDSAVSKHIAAIFTKLDLPPSDDDNRRVMAVLTFLNAT
- a CDS encoding sensor histidine kinase, with product MTRHALAVLRCACLSLLTVAGFAYALLMLISVTLVVPFPAAVAGQQRLVAFGRRLVRRWTGADVPDVRRTPPTPPQRRADGWYQHGATLYRSPRTAHWMSKFDHYGNDPLAAVEWRWLTVAPVTSAVPALLPPALITLGLLAVGTGPWDWLVAGAAITAALLVAPTCLRCYGQSTRSLLQERPHPPRRGLISRAWTVTWRLAGLAGLHLAALGAAVLTLGAVILSWGGLLPTVTTFTRPLTEIYRRRAHHWTGVLLPSPYRPLPPPPEPDEDGNYRYGRTLYAEPDFAISLQRYRWVSHDPATWRDQLWAWGAVLWAPITLLPAILVSAGFFGLLWQPITWAPWAVPIGLFTDYWITPFYLWHALELGGAVPSMAPGWTSLLAGLALTLLGLALAAPLTWARTWWDTLLLRPTAATDLALQLDELNSSHDVLAGRVEHLHSSRADTADAAAAELRRIERDLHDGAQARLVAVGLGLGAVARLMETDPDRARELLTQAQETSATALAELRDLVRGIHPPVLAERGLTDAVRAIALDTPLPVTVDTDLPGRLEPAVESAVYFAVCETLANAARIASTVTLTLRHQDGLLRMVVTDDGPGGANPSAGTGLRGIMRRLGVFDGTVTLHSPAGGPTVVIMEVPCALSSPKTSTS
- a CDS encoding DUF4265 domain-containing protein, with the protein product MRYIVHEAPLRRAPSNITAMIDLEPFGLPGEMEQVWITPPSGTTAAMACVPFRAYGLALNDVVGLDTHRRRVRRLLRSSGHQAFRLHFSKCSEEDAAMLRAGVEATIERMGLGCEWSGDRHVVIDVPPGVELDPLEPVIRDHVDTGRASWEWSHVEAFRI
- a CDS encoding cold shock domain-containing protein, translating into MAITAFIREWHDDEGWGVLDSTETPGGCWAHRSNAAVRGYATFTAGQEVQVEFEAAGQDGYAFRAFRFWPADQVPDRPTATSAQPAKGPPA